A single window of Vigna radiata var. radiata cultivar VC1973A chromosome 4, Vradiata_ver6, whole genome shotgun sequence DNA harbors:
- the LOC106759301 gene encoding protein trichome birefringence-like 19, with product MKFQIVELLFGKSTPKQMIPKVTLLAVFAILLFTVTPLSYPLFRYSSSSLKNKESKKPYSAFDDLNESASLPSTSIKKCDIFSGEWVPNPKAPYYSNKTCWAIHEHQNCMKYGRPDSEFMKWKWKPSGCELPVFNPFQFLELVRGKSMAFVGDSVGRNQMQSMICLLSRVEWPIDVSYKRDDYFMRWKYPSYNFTMAAFWTTHLVRSKEADSKGPGPTGLCNLYLDEPDEKWITQIEDFDYVILNGGHWFTRSMVFYEKQKIVGCHYCLLENVPDLTMYYGYRKAFRTAFKSINRLENFKGTVFLRTFAPSHFENGLWNQGGNCIRTKPFRSNETQLEGLDLEFYMIQLEEFKIAEKEARKKGLKYRLFDVTQASMLRPDGHPSRYGHWPNENVTLYNDCVHWCLPGPIDTWSDFLLGMLKMEGVKSAEERLHLRSN from the exons ATGAAGTTCCAAATCGTAGAGCTTCTGTTTGGAAAAAGCACCCCAAAACAAATGATCCCAAAAGTGACTTTACTTGCAGTGTTTGCCATACTGCTGTTCACTGTCACACCACTGTCATACCCTTTGTTCAGATACTCTTCATCATCACTCAAGAACAAAGAATCCAAGAAGCCATACTCAGCATTTGATGATCTGAATGAGTCTGCGAGCTTGCCTTCAACTTCCATAAAAAAGTGTGACATTTTCAGTGGAGAATGGGTTCCAAACCCAAAGGCTCCATATTACTCAAACAAAACATGCTGGGCTATTCATGAACACCAAAACTGCATGAAGTATGGTAGACCAGATTCTGAGTTCATGAAGTGGAAATGGAAGCCAAGTGGATGTGAACTTCCTGTCTTCAACCCTTTCCAGTTTCTTGAGCTCGTCAGGGGAAAATCCATGGCATTTGTTGGAGACTCAGTTGGCAGAAACCAGATGCAGTCCATGATTTGCCTCTTGTCAAGG GTGGAATGGCCCATAGATGTATCGTATAAAAGAGATGATTACTTTATGAGATGGAAGTACCCAAGTTACAACTTCACCATGGCTGCTTTTTGGACAACTCATTTGGTGAGATCCAAAGAAGCAGATTCAAAGGGGCCAGGCCCAACTGGCCTATGCAACCTTTACCTTGATGAGCCAGATGAGAAATGGATAACCCAAATTGAAGATTTTGACTATGTTATTCTCAATGGAGGACATTGGTTTACACGTTCAATGGTGTTCTAtgagaaacaaaaaattgttGGGTGTCATTACTGCCTCTTGGAGAATGTTCCTGACTTAACCATGTACTATGGCTACAGAAAGGCTTTCAGGACTGCTTTTAAGTCCATCAATAGATTAGAGAACTTCAAAGGCACAGTGTTTCTTAGGACATTTGCCCCTTCACATTTTGAGAATGGGTTGTGGAATCAGGGTGGGAACTGCATTAGAACTAAGCCATTTAGGAGCAATGAGACACAATTAGAGGGTCTCGATTTGGAGTTTTATATGATTCAATTGGAGGAGTTCAAAATTGCTGAAAAGGAAGCTAGAAAAAAGGGTTTGAAATATAGGCTATTTGATGTCACACAAGCATCGATGTTGAGACCAGATGGTCACCCAAGTAGATATGGTCATTGGCCTAACGAAAATGTGACACTGTACAATGATTGTGTTCATTGGTGTTTGCCTGGTCCTATAGACACATGGAGTGATTTTCTGCTCGGAATGTTGAAGATGGAGGGTGTGAAATCAGCTGAAGAGAGGCTTCATTTGCGTTCAAATTGA